A region from the Lolium perenne isolate Kyuss_39 chromosome 4, Kyuss_2.0, whole genome shotgun sequence genome encodes:
- the LOC127294107 gene encoding peroxidase 43: MGCSSTSCSVAVALLLLALGASGQLQVGFYSKSCPSAESTVASVVRAASASDSTILPALLRLQFHDCFVRGCDASVLIKGGNNSAEVDNAKHQGLRGLDVIDSAKAQLETQCPGVVSCADIVILAARDAVAFTGGPSFDVPTGRLDGKVSNLRDADVLPDVHDSAQVLRSKFAAGGLDDKDLVLLSAAHTVGTTACFFMQDRLYNFPLAGGGRGSDPSIPVDFLAELKSRCAPGDFNTRVPLDRGSERVFDTSILRNIRNGFGVIASDAALYDDASTVDVVDSYSGLLGTIFGPYFRQDFADSMVKMGSIGVITGSNGEVRKLCSKFN, translated from the exons ATGGGCTGTAGCAGTACGAGCTGCAGCGTGGCCGTGGCCCTCTTGCTGCTGGCGCTCGGAGCCAGTGGCCAGCTGCAGGTGGGGTTCTACTCCAAGTCCTGCCCCAGCGCCGAGTCCACCGTCGCGTCCGTCGTCcgggccgcctccgcctccgactccaccaTCCTCCCCGCGCTCCTCCGCCTCCAGTTCCATGACTGCTTCGTCAGG GGTTGCGACGCGTCGGTGCTGATCAAGGGCGGTAACAACAGCGCGGAGGTGGACAACGCCAAGCACCAGGGCCTGCGCGGGCTGGACGTGATCGACAGCGCCAAGGCGCAGCTCGAGACGCAGTGCCCAGGCGTCGTCTCGTGCGCCGACATCGTCATTCTCGCCGCGCGCGACGCCGTCGCCTTC ACGGGCGGGCCGTCGTTCGACGTGCCGACTGGCCGGCTCGACGGCAAGGTGTCGAACCTGCGCGACGCCGACGTGCTACCCGACGTGCACGACTCCGCCCAGGTCCTCCGCTCCAAGTTCGCCGCCGGCGGCCTCGACGACAAGGACCTCGTCCTCCTCAGCG CCGCGCACACGGTGGGCACGACGGCCTGCTTCTTCATGCAGGACCGCCTCTACAACTTCCCGCTCGCGGGCGGCGGCCGAGGGTCGGACCCGTCCATCCCGGTCGACTTCCTCGCCGAGCTAAAGTCCCGGTGCGCGCCGGGGGACTTCAACACGCGGGTGCCGCTGGACCGCGGCAGCGAGCGCGTCTTCGACACCTCCATCCTCCGCAACATCCGCAACGGCTTCGGCGTCATCGCCTCCGACGCCGCCCTCTACGACGACGCCTCCACCGTCGACGTCGTCGACTCCTACTCCGGCCTCCTCGGCACCATCTTCGGGCCCTACTTCCGCCAGGACTTCGCCGACTCCATGGTCAAGATGGGCAGCATCGGCGTCATCACCGGCAGCAACGGGGAGGTCCGGAAGCTCTGCTCCAAGTTCAACTGA